From uncultured Fretibacterium sp., the proteins below share one genomic window:
- the rlmB gene encoding 23S rRNA (guanosine(2251)-2'-O)-methyltransferase RlmB, which produces MPGKFDGKRGGDGNRPRGRREVHGAGAARGGRPAAARPWRKEPAERPVPPDDVCWGRQPVLDLVKGSPSRCTRLLIANNVRPPFLDELVDAARAGRVVYQMVAPEALDKLCPDVRHQGVACRVTETAPVELEPFLKGFSGAEAEPALIVVLDHIEDPHNLGAVVRSAEAAGASAVVYSRRRSALPGGTVVKTSAGAALRLPMIPVVNIVRTLEQLQAAGFWVVGLDGGALESLWDDALPARLALVVGAEGDGLSRLVGERCDQRLRIPIQGGVGSLNASVAAALGMFEWRRGRPGRQGKEGD; this is translated from the coding sequence ATGCCGGGTAAGTTCGACGGAAAAAGGGGAGGGGACGGAAACCGTCCTCGCGGCAGGCGCGAGGTTCACGGAGCCGGGGCGGCCCGCGGCGGTCGACCCGCGGCGGCCAGGCCCTGGAGGAAGGAGCCGGCGGAGCGTCCGGTTCCGCCCGACGACGTATGCTGGGGACGCCAGCCGGTACTGGATCTGGTGAAGGGTTCCCCCTCCCGCTGCACCCGGCTGCTGATCGCCAACAACGTCCGTCCTCCGTTTCTGGACGAGCTGGTGGACGCCGCGCGGGCGGGTCGGGTGGTCTATCAAATGGTTGCGCCCGAGGCGCTGGACAAGCTGTGTCCCGACGTGCGGCATCAGGGCGTGGCCTGCCGCGTGACGGAGACGGCGCCCGTGGAGCTGGAGCCCTTTTTGAAGGGGTTTTCCGGGGCCGAGGCCGAGCCCGCCCTGATCGTCGTTCTGGACCATATCGAGGACCCGCACAACCTGGGGGCCGTCGTGCGGTCGGCGGAGGCGGCGGGCGCGTCGGCCGTGGTCTACTCCCGGCGGCGTTCGGCCCTGCCCGGGGGAACGGTGGTGAAGACCAGCGCGGGCGCTGCGCTCCGCCTTCCCATGATCCCGGTCGTCAACATCGTGCGGACCCTGGAACAGCTCCAGGCGGCCGGTTTCTGGGTCGTGGGGCTGGACGGGGGGGCTCTGGAGTCCCTGTGGGATGACGCGCTCCCCGCACGGCTGGCCCTGGTCGTCGGGGCGGAGGGCGATGGGCTCTCCCGTCTCGTGGGCGAGAGATGCGATCAGCGGCTGCGCATCCCCATCCAGGGGGGCGTAGGCTCGCTCAACGCCAGCGTGGCGGCCGCCCTGGGGATGTTCGAGTGGCGCAGGGGGCGCCCCGGCCGGCAGGGGAAAGAGGGGGATTGA
- the uvrA gene encoding excinuclease ABC subunit UvrA, with product MDDYIRIKGAREHNLKNVSVDIPRGRLVVITGPSGSGKSSLAFDTLYAEGQRRYVESLSAYARQFLGVQKKPDVDDISGLSPAISIEQKGTGHNPRSIVGTVTEIYDYLRLLYGRIGVPHCPHCGKPVIRYSIDEILELIFQNDNGSRVEILSPLVRGKKGEFRNLFSQTREKGYTRVRVDGAVLWLDEDIELDKKKRHDIEVVVDRLKVTEERRSRIAESVEAALKLSGGYVLIAPEGGTEYMLTENYACADCDVAIPEIEPRLFSFNSPFGACPDCAGLGSHEHFSEELAIDPDRSLAEGAILPWKTKPYFLTKIALFAKKYGWDLTPRYGDLAPQVRNFILHGNDDRVPMVFEEKGMERTYMGRYEGLLNWLEARWQDTESETVQEELAAYRVEDVCKSCGGLRLRPEALSVRVGGYGIGELLIMPIDRLSRVMKELSLGSTDTHIVEQVMLEIDKRLDFLVDVGVGYLSLLRRADTLSGGESQRIRLATQIGSKLSGVLYVLDEPTIGLHSRDTERLVRTLASIRELGNTVVVVEHDRETMKAADALIEMGPAAGELGGEIVHSGSYEEVLGTEGLTGPYLRGDETGIVRPGARRKPSGWLTVKGAEHHNLKGIDVKIPRGVFTCLSGVSGSGKSSFLYDILYKGMRRRLDRDFRERPGRFRALEGADAFENVVLVDQSPIGRTPRSNPATYTGVFSLIREFFAGLPEANIRGYKPGRFSFNVKGGRCEACGGAGSVKVSMLFLPDIYVDCEVCGGTRYNHETLEVRFKGKSIADVLAMTVNEAVAFFADIPRIAGKLRLIQDAGLGYIRLGQSALTLSGGEAQRVKLSKELAKRFGGRTLYLLDEPTTGLFYTDVRKLLEIVHRIVDQGSTVVFIEHNLDVLLSADHIIDLGPEGGDGGGRVVAQGTPERVATRGEGYTARFLREYMEEIESNKSKGELRHAG from the coding sequence TTGGACGATTATATCCGCATCAAAGGGGCCAGGGAGCACAACCTCAAGAACGTGAGCGTCGACATCCCGAGGGGCAGGCTGGTGGTGATCACCGGGCCATCGGGGTCCGGCAAGTCGTCCCTGGCGTTCGACACGCTCTATGCCGAGGGGCAGCGGCGCTACGTGGAGTCCCTGTCGGCCTACGCGCGCCAGTTTCTGGGCGTCCAGAAGAAGCCGGACGTGGACGACATCTCCGGCCTGTCCCCCGCCATCTCCATCGAACAGAAGGGGACAGGCCACAACCCGCGTTCCATCGTGGGGACCGTCACCGAGATCTACGACTACCTGCGCCTGCTCTACGGCCGCATCGGGGTGCCCCACTGCCCCCATTGCGGCAAGCCGGTCATCCGCTATTCCATCGACGAGATCCTGGAGCTGATCTTCCAGAACGACAACGGTTCCCGCGTGGAGATCCTCTCCCCGCTCGTCCGGGGCAAGAAGGGCGAGTTCCGCAACCTGTTCAGCCAGACGCGGGAGAAGGGCTATACGCGCGTCCGCGTCGACGGCGCGGTCCTGTGGCTGGACGAGGACATCGAGCTGGACAAGAAGAAGCGCCACGACATCGAGGTGGTCGTCGACCGGCTGAAGGTGACGGAGGAGCGGCGTTCGCGCATCGCGGAGTCCGTGGAGGCCGCACTGAAGCTCTCGGGCGGGTACGTCCTGATAGCCCCGGAGGGCGGGACGGAGTACATGCTGACGGAGAACTACGCCTGCGCGGACTGCGACGTCGCCATCCCGGAGATCGAGCCGCGCCTCTTCTCCTTCAACAGCCCGTTCGGGGCCTGCCCCGACTGCGCCGGGCTCGGGAGCCACGAGCACTTCTCCGAGGAGCTCGCGATCGACCCGGACCGCTCCCTTGCGGAGGGAGCCATTCTGCCCTGGAAGACCAAACCGTACTTCCTGACCAAAATCGCCCTGTTCGCCAAAAAGTACGGGTGGGACCTGACCCCCAGATATGGGGACCTGGCCCCGCAGGTGCGGAACTTCATCCTGCACGGCAACGACGACCGGGTCCCGATGGTCTTCGAGGAGAAGGGGATGGAGCGCACCTATATGGGGCGGTACGAGGGGTTGCTGAACTGGCTGGAGGCCCGATGGCAGGACACGGAGTCCGAGACGGTCCAGGAGGAGCTGGCGGCCTACCGGGTGGAGGACGTCTGCAAGAGCTGCGGCGGCCTGCGGCTCCGCCCCGAGGCGCTGTCCGTAAGGGTCGGCGGGTATGGGATCGGGGAACTGCTGATCATGCCGATCGACCGGCTTTCCCGGGTGATGAAGGAGCTCTCCCTGGGGTCGACCGATACCCACATCGTCGAACAGGTGATGCTGGAGATCGACAAACGCTTGGATTTTCTGGTCGACGTGGGGGTGGGCTACCTCTCGCTGCTGCGCCGCGCGGACACCCTGTCGGGCGGGGAGAGCCAGCGCATAAGGTTGGCGACGCAGATCGGGTCGAAGCTCAGCGGGGTGCTCTACGTCCTGGACGAGCCGACGATCGGCCTGCACTCGCGGGACACGGAGCGCCTGGTGCGGACGCTCGCCTCCATCCGCGAGCTGGGCAACACGGTCGTGGTGGTCGAGCACGACCGGGAGACCATGAAGGCGGCGGACGCCCTCATCGAGATGGGGCCGGCCGCGGGGGAGCTGGGCGGCGAGATCGTCCACAGCGGCAGCTACGAGGAGGTGCTGGGGACGGAGGGGCTGACGGGCCCCTACCTGCGGGGCGACGAGACGGGCATCGTCCGGCCCGGGGCCCGTCGGAAGCCGTCGGGCTGGCTGACCGTCAAGGGCGCCGAGCACCACAACCTCAAGGGCATCGACGTCAAAATTCCGCGGGGCGTCTTCACCTGCCTCAGCGGCGTCTCGGGGTCGGGAAAGAGCAGCTTTCTCTACGACATCCTCTACAAGGGGATGCGGCGGCGCCTGGACCGGGACTTCCGGGAGCGTCCCGGCCGTTTTCGGGCGCTGGAGGGGGCGGATGCGTTCGAGAACGTCGTCCTCGTCGATCAGAGCCCCATCGGACGGACTCCGCGCTCCAACCCCGCCACCTACACGGGGGTCTTCTCCCTCATCCGGGAGTTCTTCGCGGGGCTCCCCGAGGCGAACATCCGCGGGTACAAGCCGGGGCGCTTCAGCTTCAACGTCAAGGGCGGGCGCTGCGAGGCGTGCGGCGGCGCCGGGTCCGTCAAGGTCTCCATGCTCTTCCTGCCGGACATCTACGTGGACTGCGAGGTGTGCGGCGGCACGCGCTACAATCATGAGACGCTGGAGGTCCGGTTCAAGGGAAAATCCATCGCCGACGTCCTGGCGATGACGGTGAACGAGGCCGTGGCCTTCTTCGCGGACATCCCGAGGATCGCGGGCAAATTGCGTCTGATCCAGGACGCGGGGTTGGGCTACATCCGCCTGGGACAGTCGGCCCTCACCCTGTCGGGAGGAGAGGCGCAGAGGGTCAAGCTCTCCAAGGAGCTGGCCAAGCGGTTCGGAGGGCGGACGCTCTACCTGCTGGACGAGCCCACGACGGGGCTCTTCTACACCGACGTGCGCAAGCTGCTGGAGATCGTGCACCGCATCGTGGACCAGGGCAGCACGGTCGTGTTCATCGAGCACAACCTGGACGTCCTGCTCTCGGCCGACCACATCATCGACCTGGGCCCGGAGGGTGGCGACGGCGGCGGGCGTGTCGTGGCCCAGGGGACGCCGGAGAGGGTGGCGACGAGGGGCGAGGGGTACACCGCCCGCTTCCTCAGGGAATATATGGAGGAAATCGAGTCCAACAAGAGTAAAGGAGAGCTGAGGCATGCCGGGTAA